The following coding sequences lie in one Streptomyces venezuelae genomic window:
- a CDS encoding PDR/VanB family oxidoreductase has protein sequence MPRIRTVALAAGAALLARRALRRRIAASPLWPLPALEEPVSGQPRSRALRLRVARHETVAEGVVQLRLEGARLPGWEPGAHLDLVLPSGLVRQYSLCGDPEDTSSYTVATRLIAAEQGGRGGSREVHEQLREGTVVEVRGPRNRFPLADAASYVFVAGGIGITPVLPMLRAVEAAGAPWRLLYGGRSRASMPFLEEVEKLGGAGRGRVTVVAEDEDGLPDLAAFLDGTPPGAAVHVCGPEALMDAVAAALPDGCSLHLERFTPRTSTDGNTAFEVELRRSGRTVAVAADTTVLAAVRAELPDTPYSCRQGFCGTCQQRVVEGEIDHRDELLGDDERADSMLICVSRARGERLVLDM, from the coding sequence ATGCCCCGCATCCGCACCGTCGCCCTCGCCGCGGGCGCCGCGCTGCTCGCCCGGCGTGCCCTGCGCCGCCGCATCGCGGCCTCCCCGCTGTGGCCACTGCCCGCCCTGGAGGAGCCCGTCTCCGGGCAGCCGCGCTCCCGGGCGCTGCGGCTCCGCGTCGCCCGGCACGAGACGGTCGCCGAGGGCGTCGTCCAACTGCGCCTGGAAGGTGCCCGGTTGCCGGGCTGGGAGCCCGGCGCCCACCTCGACCTCGTGCTGCCTTCGGGGCTCGTGCGGCAGTACTCGCTCTGCGGCGATCCCGAGGACACCTCCTCGTACACCGTCGCGACCCGCCTGATCGCGGCGGAACAGGGCGGCAGGGGCGGCTCGCGCGAGGTGCACGAGCAGCTCCGCGAGGGCACCGTGGTCGAGGTGCGCGGGCCGCGCAACCGCTTCCCGCTGGCCGACGCGGCGTCGTACGTCTTCGTGGCGGGCGGCATCGGGATCACGCCGGTCCTGCCGATGCTGCGGGCCGTCGAGGCGGCGGGGGCGCCGTGGCGGCTGCTGTACGGCGGGCGGTCGCGGGCGTCGATGCCGTTCCTCGAAGAGGTGGAGAAGCTCGGCGGCGCCGGGCGCGGGCGCGTCACCGTGGTCGCCGAGGACGAGGACGGGCTGCCGGACCTCGCCGCCTTCCTCGACGGGACGCCGCCCGGCGCGGCCGTCCACGTGTGCGGCCCCGAAGCTCTGATGGACGCCGTCGCCGCCGCCCTGCCCGACGGCTGCTCCCTCCACCTGGAAAGGTTCACGCCACGCACGTCCACCGACGGCAACACCGCTTTCGAGGTGGAACTGCGGCGCAGCGGACGTACGGTGGCGGTCGCCGCGGACACCACGGTGCTCGCCGCGGTCCGCGCGGAGCTGCCCGACACTCCGTACAGCTGTCGGCAGGGCTTCTGCGGAACGTGCCAACAGCGCGTCGTGGAAGGGGAGATAGACCACCGCGACGAACTGCTCGGCGACGACGAGCGGGCCGACTCGATGCTCATCTGCGTCTCGCGGGCGCGCGGTGAACGGCTCGTCCTCGACATGTGA
- a CDS encoding TetR/AcrR family transcriptional regulator, with translation MTTGVRRRMGVEERRQQLIGVALDLFSNRSPDDVSIDEIAAAAGISRPLVYHYFPGKLSLYEAALRRAADDLAGRFVEPREGPPGARLLRVMGRFFAFVDDHGPGFSALMRGGPAVGSSTTNALVDSVRQAAYEQVLFQLDVTEPSARLELVVRSWISLAESTALIWLDGRRIPRAELELQLVHDFAALAAVSAAYDEGMATLLREVLASEPPDGPFAELLERLATLTA, from the coding sequence ATGACAACCGGGGTGCGCCGCAGGATGGGTGTCGAGGAGCGGCGGCAGCAGTTGATCGGGGTCGCGCTCGACCTGTTCAGCAACCGCTCGCCCGACGACGTGTCCATCGACGAGATAGCAGCGGCCGCGGGCATCTCGCGTCCGCTGGTCTACCACTACTTCCCCGGCAAACTCAGCCTGTACGAGGCGGCGTTGCGCCGGGCGGCGGACGACCTGGCGGGGCGGTTCGTGGAGCCCCGCGAGGGCCCGCCGGGGGCGCGGCTGCTGCGGGTCATGGGCCGCTTCTTCGCCTTCGTCGACGACCACGGGCCCGGCTTCTCGGCGCTGATGCGGGGCGGCCCCGCGGTCGGCTCCTCGACGACGAACGCGCTGGTCGACTCGGTGCGCCAGGCCGCGTACGAGCAGGTGCTGTTCCAGCTCGACGTCACCGAGCCCTCCGCCAGGCTCGAACTCGTCGTGCGGTCCTGGATCTCCCTCGCCGAGTCGACGGCGCTGATCTGGCTGGACGGCCGGCGCATCCCGCGCGCGGAGCTCGAGCTCCAGCTGGTGCACGACTTCGCCGCCCTCGCCGCGGTGAGCGCCGCCTACGACGAGGGCATGGCGACGCTGCTGCGCGAGGTCCTCGCCTCCGAGCCACCGGACGGCCCCTTCGCCGAACTCCTGGAACGGCTTGCGACACTGACCGCATGA
- a CDS encoding GNAT family N-acetyltransferase yields the protein MTAQLTCRRADMDDATTLAGLYEDVVRRLRDHGIDQWKSGAKDERHFERVIDSATAEVWLAYDGSGPLGAYELWWSDEQAWGAQPPVAGYVHRLMARPGAPAGTGRALLRDAEHRIAAAGRELSRLDVMVTSPRLRTYYEEAGYAVVGELMDKLAADGTPYGVLLMERPLGHEGQGAQGGQGG from the coding sequence ATGACAGCACAACTGACCTGCCGCCGCGCGGACATGGACGACGCGACGACCTTGGCGGGCCTCTACGAAGACGTGGTCCGCCGGCTGCGGGACCATGGCATCGACCAGTGGAAGTCCGGCGCCAAGGACGAGCGGCACTTCGAGCGGGTGATCGACTCGGCGACGGCGGAGGTGTGGCTCGCGTACGACGGTTCCGGCCCCCTCGGCGCGTACGAGCTGTGGTGGTCCGACGAGCAGGCGTGGGGCGCGCAGCCGCCGGTCGCCGGGTACGTGCACCGGCTGATGGCGCGGCCCGGGGCGCCCGCGGGGACGGGCCGCGCGCTGCTGCGGGACGCCGAGCACCGGATCGCGGCGGCGGGCCGCGAGCTGAGCCGCCTGGACGTCATGGTGACGAGTCCCCGTCTGCGCACGTACTACGAAGAGGCCGGTTACGCGGTCGTCGGCGAACTCATGGACAAGCTCGCCGCGGACGGCACCCCGTACGGCGTGCTGCTGATGGAGAGGCCGCTCGGTCACGAAGGCCAGGGAGCCCAGGGAGGCCAGGGAGGCTAG
- a CDS encoding fused response regulator/phosphatase: MNAKAGSTILVVDDVAASRYALGAVLRRDGHRVVLAASAGEALIELDVRRRAGELPDVALVDVGLPDMSGFELCRRLKETPPFAALPVVHFSAARIAPADRCLGLDAGGEAYLTVPAEPEEIQAVVRAAARGARHRSDAEAQAGHLTRLAETILDVQSARCPRELAVAAAAGTARLTDGPAAAFVIADDGELHRSLSRRRTAASLPDEGAHDTVVRLIQRGMAGQVGVRETVVPAPVWPAGFFHAAEASDGTGRPVGARLTLARARDGSAPVCLATPLYDRGSAPGTGRFVGRLAHATAVAAERLLMYEMERHIALTLQRSFLPAHVPQTPGTEVVVRYEPASRDTEIGGDFYASLTTSQGLLTGIGDVVGHSLDAATVMVEIRHALRAYCIEDPDPRTLAGRLDSMLQRYHPEVTATLCLALVDPATGRTRVANAGHIPPLVVTDDGTAGYLTAKGPLLGLGLDRPPPTETVLRPTDRLLMVTDGLIETRGTDLAESMEHLRTVAAGAPLGVTALCDTLLDCLGHNREDDIALLAMRVRTGNNLPRLS; this comes from the coding sequence GTGAACGCCAAGGCAGGCAGCACGATCCTGGTGGTGGACGACGTCGCCGCCAGCCGATACGCACTCGGTGCGGTCCTGCGCAGGGACGGCCACCGCGTCGTCCTCGCCGCCAGCGCGGGCGAGGCCCTCATCGAGCTCGACGTGCGCCGACGCGCCGGCGAGCTGCCGGACGTGGCGCTCGTCGACGTCGGCCTGCCCGACATGAGCGGCTTCGAACTGTGCCGCAGGCTGAAGGAGACACCACCGTTCGCCGCCCTGCCCGTCGTGCACTTCTCGGCCGCCCGGATAGCCCCGGCCGACCGGTGCCTGGGTCTCGACGCGGGCGGCGAGGCCTATCTGACGGTGCCCGCCGAACCGGAGGAGATCCAGGCCGTCGTGCGGGCCGCGGCCCGCGGGGCGCGCCACCGCAGCGACGCCGAGGCGCAGGCAGGACACCTCACCCGGCTCGCCGAGACGATCCTCGACGTGCAGTCCGCCCGCTGCCCCCGCGAACTCGCCGTGGCCGCCGCGGCCGGCACGGCCCGCCTCACCGACGGACCCGCGGCGGCCTTCGTCATCGCCGACGACGGCGAACTCCACCGCAGTCTGTCCCGGCGCAGGACCGCCGCCTCACTGCCCGACGAGGGCGCGCACGACACCGTGGTCCGCCTGATCCAGCGCGGCATGGCCGGACAGGTCGGCGTCCGCGAGACCGTCGTGCCCGCACCCGTGTGGCCCGCCGGATTCTTCCACGCCGCCGAGGCGTCCGACGGCACGGGACGCCCCGTCGGGGCCCGCCTCACCCTCGCCCGCGCCCGCGACGGGTCCGCGCCCGTCTGCCTCGCCACACCCCTGTACGACCGAGGATCCGCCCCCGGCACCGGACGGTTCGTGGGGCGCCTCGCCCACGCCACCGCCGTCGCCGCCGAACGACTGCTGATGTACGAGATGGAACGCCACATCGCCCTCACCCTCCAGCGCAGCTTCCTGCCGGCGCACGTCCCGCAGACCCCCGGCACCGAAGTCGTCGTCCGCTACGAACCCGCCTCCCGCGACACCGAGATCGGCGGCGACTTCTACGCCTCGCTCACCACCTCGCAGGGACTCCTCACCGGCATCGGCGACGTCGTCGGCCACTCCCTGGACGCCGCCACCGTCATGGTCGAGATCCGGCACGCGCTGCGCGCCTACTGCATCGAGGACCCCGACCCGCGCACGCTCGCCGGGCGCCTCGACAGCATGCTGCAGCGCTACCACCCCGAGGTCACCGCCACCCTCTGCCTGGCCCTCGTCGACCCCGCCACCGGCCGCACCCGCGTCGCCAACGCCGGGCACATCCCGCCCCTCGTCGTCACCGACGACGGCACCGCCGGCTACCTCACGGCGAAGGGCCCCCTGCTCGGCCTCGGCCTGGACCGGCCGCCGCCCACGGAGACGGTCCTGCGCCCCACCGACCGGCTCCTCATGGTCACCGACGGACTCATCGAGACCCGCGGCACCGACCTCGCCGAATCCATGGAGCACCTGCGCACGGTCGCGGCCGGAGCGCCCCTCGGCGTCACGGCTCTCTGCGACACCCTGCTCGACTGCCTGGGCCACAACCGCGAGGACGACATCGCGCTCCTCGCCATGCGCGTGCGCACGGGCAACAACCTGCCCCGGCTTTCCTAG
- a CDS encoding glycoside hydrolase family 13 protein — translation MTQNVTSAPATESSPAGEWWRDAVIYQVYPRSFADGNGDGMGDLPGITARLPYLRDLGVDAVWLSPFYASPQADAGYDVADYRAVDPMFGTLTDADGLIGEAHALGLRVIVDIVPNHCSDRHEWFVRALREGPGSAARARFLFRPGRGADGELPPNDWESVFGGPAWTRVEDGEWYLHLFAPEQPDFDWEHPDVHDEFRSVLRFWLDLGVDGFRIDVAHGLVKAAGLPDIGHAEQVKLLGKQAVPYFDQDGVHEIYRDWRNILDEYGRDGGARRIAVAEAWTPTVERSARYLRRDELHQAFNFEYLTTGWDADALRGVIDRSLAAMNAVDAPATWVLSNHDVVRHATRFADGDEARGLRRARAATLLMLALPGSAYLYQGEELGLPEVTELPDEVRQDPAFFRGSGQDGTRDGCRVPLPWSGERAPFGFGPRDGGPSWLPQPEAWKDLSVAAQSGDPASTLEFYRRALAVRRAHPALGAGRDITWLPAPDGVLAFRRTTSAGSFVCTVNLAASPVALPTPGTPLLASAEIAPGAGRTVLPADSAVWWAA, via the coding sequence ATGACCCAGAACGTCACCTCCGCGCCCGCCACCGAGTCCTCGCCCGCCGGGGAGTGGTGGCGCGACGCCGTCATCTACCAGGTCTATCCGCGCAGCTTCGCCGACGGGAACGGCGACGGCATGGGCGATCTGCCGGGCATCACGGCCCGTCTGCCCTACCTGCGCGACCTGGGCGTGGACGCCGTGTGGCTCTCCCCCTTCTACGCGTCGCCGCAGGCCGACGCCGGGTACGACGTGGCGGACTACCGCGCCGTCGACCCGATGTTCGGCACGCTCACCGACGCCGACGGGCTGATCGGCGAGGCGCACGCGCTCGGCCTGCGCGTCATCGTCGACATCGTGCCCAACCACTGCTCCGACCGGCACGAGTGGTTCGTGCGGGCCCTGCGCGAGGGCCCGGGCTCCGCGGCCCGCGCCCGCTTCCTGTTCCGCCCCGGCCGGGGCGCGGACGGCGAACTCCCGCCGAACGACTGGGAGTCCGTGTTCGGCGGCCCGGCGTGGACACGCGTCGAGGACGGGGAGTGGTACCTCCACCTGTTCGCGCCGGAGCAGCCCGACTTCGACTGGGAGCACCCGGACGTCCACGACGAGTTCCGGTCCGTCCTGCGGTTCTGGCTCGACCTGGGCGTCGACGGGTTCCGCATCGACGTCGCGCACGGTCTGGTCAAGGCGGCGGGCCTGCCGGACATCGGACACGCGGAGCAGGTCAAGCTGCTCGGCAAGCAGGCCGTGCCGTACTTCGACCAGGACGGTGTGCACGAGATCTACCGCGACTGGCGGAACATCCTCGACGAGTACGGGCGGGACGGCGGGGCGCGGCGGATCGCCGTCGCCGAGGCGTGGACGCCGACGGTCGAGCGCAGCGCCCGCTATCTGCGCCGTGACGAGCTGCACCAGGCGTTCAACTTCGAGTATCTGACGACGGGCTGGGACGCGGACGCGCTGCGCGGCGTCATCGACCGGTCGCTGGCCGCGATGAACGCCGTGGACGCGCCCGCCACATGGGTGCTCTCCAACCACGACGTCGTACGCCACGCGACGCGCTTCGCGGACGGCGACGAGGCGCGGGGGCTGCGCCGGGCGCGGGCGGCGACGCTGCTGATGCTGGCGCTGCCGGGCTCGGCCTACCTGTACCAGGGCGAGGAGCTGGGTCTTCCGGAGGTGACGGAGCTGCCGGACGAGGTGCGGCAGGACCCGGCGTTCTTCCGCGGGTCGGGGCAGGACGGCACGCGGGACGGCTGCCGGGTGCCGCTGCCGTGGTCCGGGGAGCGGGCGCCGTTCGGCTTCGGGCCGCGGGACGGCGGGCCGAGCTGGCTGCCGCAGCCGGAGGCCTGGAAGGACCTGTCGGTGGCCGCGCAGTCGGGCGATCCTGCGTCGACGCTGGAGTTCTACCGGCGGGCGCTCGCCGTGCGCCGCGCACATCCGGCGCTCGGCGCGGGCCGCGACATCACGTGGCTGCCGGCGCCGGACGGCGTGCTCGCGTTCCGCCGCACCACTTCCGCCGGTTCGTTCGTGTGCACGGTAAACCTCGCGGCGTCGCCGGTCGCGCTGCCGACGCCCGGCACGCCGCTCCTGGCCAGCGCGGAGATCGCGCCGGGCGCGGGGCGGACGGTGCTTCCGGCGGATTCGGCGGTCTGGTGGGCAGCCTGA
- a CDS encoding LacI family DNA-binding transcriptional regulator, with the protein MTARLADIAAQAGVSEATVSRVLNGKPGVAAGTRQSVLAALDVLGYERPVRLRRRSEGLVGLITPELENPIFPALAQVVGQALTRQGYTPVLATQTPGGSTEDELTEMLVDRGVAGIIFVSGLHADTSADMHRYEQLRAQGVPFVLVDGHSPHVRAPSISPDDRAAMRLAVTHLVSLGHTRIGLALGPKRFVPVQRKIEGFVRTMREQLDLSPGAVESELIQHSLYTLEGGQAAASALLDRGCTAVACASDMMALGAIREARRRGLEVPDDVSVVGFDDSPLIAFTDPPLTTVRKPVPAMGQAAVRTLLEEIGGTPAPPGEFVFMPELVVRGSTASGPGRP; encoded by the coding sequence GTGACCGCACGGCTAGCCGACATCGCAGCCCAGGCGGGGGTCAGCGAAGCGACAGTCAGCCGCGTGCTCAACGGCAAGCCGGGCGTCGCCGCGGGCACCCGTCAGTCCGTGCTCGCCGCACTCGACGTGCTCGGCTACGAACGCCCGGTGCGGCTGCGCCGCCGCAGCGAGGGCCTGGTCGGGCTGATCACGCCGGAGCTGGAGAACCCGATATTCCCCGCGCTCGCGCAGGTCGTCGGGCAGGCCCTGACCCGGCAGGGGTATACGCCGGTGCTCGCCACGCAGACCCCCGGCGGTTCCACGGAGGACGAGCTCACCGAGATGCTGGTGGACCGCGGGGTAGCGGGGATCATCTTCGTCTCGGGGCTGCACGCGGACACCTCCGCCGACATGCACCGCTACGAACAGCTGCGGGCACAGGGCGTGCCCTTCGTCCTGGTGGACGGCCACTCGCCGCACGTGCGGGCGCCGTCCATCTCGCCGGACGACCGCGCGGCGATGCGTCTCGCGGTGACCCATCTGGTCTCCTTGGGTCATACACGCATCGGTCTGGCCCTCGGCCCGAAGCGGTTCGTGCCCGTCCAGCGGAAGATAGAGGGCTTCGTCCGTACGATGCGGGAGCAGCTGGACCTCTCCCCCGGCGCCGTCGAGTCGGAACTGATCCAGCACTCCCTGTACACCCTGGAGGGCGGTCAGGCCGCGGCCTCGGCGCTCCTGGACCGCGGCTGCACCGCCGTGGCATGTGCCAGCGACATGATGGCGCTGGGTGCGATACGGGAGGCGCGCCGACGCGGCCTGGAGGTGCCGGACGACGTCTCGGTGGTCGGTTTCGACGACTCCCCGCTGATCGCGTTCACCGATCCGCCGCTGACCACCGTGCGCAAGCCGGTGCCCGCCATGGGCCAGGCCGCGGTGCGCACGCTCCTGGAGGAGATCGGCGGCACCCCGGCGCCGCCCGGTGAATTCGTCTTCATGCCCGAACTGGTCGTTCGCGGTTCAACCGCCTCGGGTCCCGGGCGCCCCTAG